From one Microbulbifer sp. A4B17 genomic stretch:
- the uvrB gene encoding excinuclease ABC subunit UvrB produces MESRPFKVESKYQPAGDQPLAIEQLSEGIDDGLSHQTLLGVTGSGKTFTMANIIERLQRPAIVMAHNKTLAAQLYGEFKEFFPKNAVEYFVSYYDYYQPEAYVPSSDTFIEKDASVNEHIEQMRLSATKALIERRDVVVVATVSAIYGLGDPDKYLKMVLHLDRGDLVDQRTILRRLAELQYTRNDADFRRATYRVRGDIIDIYPADSDLEAVRLSLFDEEIEEITLFDPLTGEQLKKVPRVTIFPKSHYVTPRETIVSAIDEIKDELRGRLEQLRGNNKLVEAQRLDQRTRYDVEMMQELGYCNGVENYSRYLSGRGIGQPPPTLFDYLPSDALLFIDESHVTVPQIGGMYRGDRSRKETLVEYGFRLPSALDNRPLKFEEWEGLAPQTVFVSATPGAYEQENAGQVVEQVVRPTGLVDPEVEVRPALTQVDDALSEIHRCVDADQRVLITVLTKRMAEDLTEYLSESGVRVRYLHSDIDTVERVEIIRDLRIGEFDVLVGINLLREGLDMPEVALVAIFDADKEGFLRSDRSLIQTIGRAARNLEGRAILYADKVTGSMERALEETHRRREKQLAFNEEHGITPKGIRKSVADILEGAVAPGVPKKGRRKVAEGKGEYKVDVEALTDKQRWARIAELEEQMYQHAKNLEFEAAAKLRDEITHLKGVE; encoded by the coding sequence ATGGAGTCGCGACCTTTTAAGGTGGAATCCAAGTATCAGCCAGCGGGCGATCAGCCGCTGGCGATAGAGCAGTTGTCAGAGGGGATTGATGATGGCCTGAGCCATCAAACGCTGCTGGGTGTTACCGGTTCGGGTAAGACCTTCACTATGGCGAATATTATTGAGCGCCTGCAGCGGCCGGCCATTGTGATGGCTCACAATAAAACGCTGGCCGCTCAGCTCTACGGGGAGTTTAAAGAGTTTTTCCCCAAGAATGCGGTGGAGTATTTTGTCTCTTACTACGACTACTACCAGCCGGAAGCTTACGTCCCCTCTTCGGACACCTTTATCGAAAAAGATGCATCTGTAAACGAGCACATTGAGCAGATGCGCCTCTCGGCCACCAAGGCACTTATTGAGCGGCGCGACGTGGTTGTGGTTGCCACAGTTTCGGCAATTTACGGTTTGGGTGACCCCGACAAATATTTGAAGATGGTGCTGCATCTGGATCGCGGTGATCTCGTTGACCAGCGCACTATCCTCAGGCGTCTGGCAGAACTGCAATACACCCGCAACGATGCAGATTTCCGTCGCGCTACTTACCGGGTGCGTGGCGATATTATCGATATCTACCCGGCAGACTCCGATTTGGAAGCGGTGCGCCTGTCTCTTTTTGATGAAGAAATCGAAGAGATCACCCTGTTTGACCCCCTTACCGGAGAGCAGCTTAAGAAGGTGCCCCGGGTGACCATCTTTCCCAAGAGTCACTATGTGACGCCGCGAGAGACGATCGTCAGCGCTATCGATGAAATCAAAGATGAGCTGCGAGGGCGCCTGGAGCAACTGCGTGGTAACAACAAGCTGGTCGAAGCGCAGCGGCTAGATCAGCGTACCCGCTACGATGTGGAGATGATGCAGGAGCTTGGCTACTGCAATGGCGTAGAGAACTATTCCCGCTACCTCTCCGGTCGCGGTATTGGTCAGCCGCCGCCCACGCTTTTTGATTACCTGCCCAGTGATGCACTGTTATTTATCGATGAGAGTCACGTGACAGTGCCGCAAATCGGCGGTATGTATCGTGGAGACCGGTCGCGCAAGGAAACTTTGGTGGAGTATGGCTTTCGTCTGCCATCGGCCCTGGACAATCGTCCTCTCAAGTTTGAAGAGTGGGAGGGGTTGGCACCCCAGACGGTTTTTGTGTCCGCAACCCCGGGGGCCTATGAGCAAGAGAATGCGGGGCAGGTGGTCGAGCAGGTGGTTCGCCCGACCGGTCTGGTGGACCCGGAAGTTGAAGTTCGCCCAGCATTGACCCAGGTAGATGATGCCCTGTCTGAAATTCACCGTTGCGTAGATGCTGACCAGCGAGTGCTGATTACCGTATTGACCAAGCGGATGGCGGAAGACCTGACTGAATACCTCTCCGAAAGTGGCGTTCGTGTCCGCTACTTACACTCCGATATTGATACCGTCGAGCGAGTAGAGATTATCCGGGACCTGCGTATCGGAGAGTTTGACGTGCTAGTTGGTATTAACTTGCTGCGAGAAGGCCTGGATATGCCGGAAGTTGCCTTGGTGGCAATTTTCGATGCCGATAAAGAGGGCTTCCTTCGTTCCGATCGCTCGCTGATCCAGACCATTGGGCGGGCTGCGCGAAACCTGGAGGGGAGGGCGATTCTCTACGCGGACAAAGTCACCGGTTCCATGGAGCGTGCACTCGAAGAGACTCATCGCCGCCGCGAGAAGCAGTTGGCCTTTAACGAGGAGCACGGCATTACCCCCAAAGGTATCCGCAAAAGTGTGGCGGATATTCTGGAGGGAGCAGTGGCCCCCGGCGTGCCGAAGAAAGGGCGTCGCAAAGTTGCCGAGGGTAAAGGTGAATACAAGGTGGATGTCGAGGCCCTTACCGATAAGCAGCGCTGGGCCCGAATTGCCGAGCTGGAAGAGCAAATGTACCAGCATGCGAAGAACCTGGAATTTGAAGCAGCGGCAAAATTGCGCGATGAGATTACCCACTTAAAAGGTGTGGAATAA
- a CDS encoding nucleoside-diphosphate sugar epimerase/dehydratase yields MTRVWRSVKRIHKPVLMLAFDMLMLSLAFLLAMAIRLNGFAQFLEWRTFACLAFTLAATSFIFLRLGLYRTIIRYMGQKAIIAVLQGVTLSAVMLAFFSYLTTAGIPRSVPVIYWCFAFIAVGGSRWLVRLYYQTALEIHKTRVAIYGAGTAGLQMYKALVHGQLYKPVAFFDDNASKQKTFIDGLFVYNPADILEVVAGKDIAEVILAMPGVARRRRREITRALRERGLVVKAIPGVEELLDGVGRAENVSQTYENILGRAPVEPQRELVSGSISGKVVLVTGAGGSIGSELCRQISQWKPARLVVVESSEYALYQIERELRQQHQDDGVQFEVTALLGDVRNTERMAEIIQGFSVNTIYHAAAYKHVPLVEQNVVIGADNNVLGTLSVLEAAEQHGVEQFVLISTDKAVRPTNVMGATKRFAELICQDFGRRFNRMRVCMVRFGNVIGSSGSVIPLFTDQINAGGPVTVTHSKVTRYFMTIPEAAQLVLQAGSMGRNGDVFVLDMGEPVRIYDLAERLIRLMGHTVRDEENPDGDIEIQLTGLRPGEKLYEELLLGDNVLGTDHPMIMRAEEERLDSEALQLLVSDLRDACGSHDCEQVRRILCRAVKGYSPKQGLVDVVWSRQGQAHKAKGRATVEVLPLTGEASSR; encoded by the coding sequence GTGACAAGAGTTTGGCGAAGTGTAAAGAGAATCCATAAGCCGGTGCTGATGTTAGCATTTGATATGCTGATGTTAAGTTTGGCCTTTCTCCTGGCTATGGCAATTCGGCTCAATGGTTTTGCGCAATTTCTTGAGTGGCGAACGTTTGCCTGTTTGGCATTTACACTGGCTGCGACCAGCTTTATTTTTCTTCGGCTCGGCTTATACCGGACGATTATCCGCTACATGGGGCAAAAAGCTATTATTGCGGTACTGCAAGGGGTGACTCTTTCTGCTGTAATGTTGGCTTTCTTTTCTTACCTGACTACGGCAGGTATTCCCCGCTCTGTCCCTGTTATCTACTGGTGTTTTGCCTTTATTGCCGTGGGTGGGTCCCGCTGGCTGGTTCGCCTTTATTATCAGACCGCACTGGAAATTCATAAAACCCGAGTGGCAATTTATGGTGCCGGTACAGCGGGCTTGCAAATGTACAAGGCGTTGGTTCACGGGCAACTGTATAAGCCTGTTGCCTTTTTTGATGATAACGCCTCCAAACAAAAGACCTTTATCGATGGGCTGTTCGTTTATAACCCTGCAGATATATTAGAAGTTGTTGCAGGTAAAGATATTGCAGAGGTAATCCTTGCAATGCCAGGGGTGGCCAGGCGACGCCGCAGGGAGATAACCAGGGCGTTAAGGGAGCGCGGCTTGGTAGTAAAGGCGATTCCCGGTGTGGAGGAGTTGCTCGATGGGGTGGGGCGCGCGGAGAATGTTTCGCAGACCTACGAGAATATTCTGGGGCGGGCTCCTGTTGAGCCGCAGCGGGAACTCGTTTCTGGTTCCATCAGCGGTAAAGTGGTTTTGGTCACTGGTGCCGGTGGGTCTATCGGGTCAGAGTTGTGCAGGCAGATATCGCAGTGGAAGCCCGCCAGGCTGGTTGTTGTTGAATCCTCGGAATACGCTCTCTATCAGATAGAGCGTGAGTTGCGACAGCAACACCAGGATGATGGTGTTCAGTTTGAGGTGACAGCCCTGCTCGGTGATGTGCGTAACACTGAGCGCATGGCGGAAATTATCCAAGGTTTCTCCGTGAATACGATTTACCATGCGGCTGCTTACAAGCATGTACCCCTGGTTGAGCAGAATGTGGTTATTGGTGCTGACAATAATGTCTTGGGTACGCTCTCCGTACTTGAGGCTGCTGAGCAGCATGGGGTTGAGCAGTTTGTGCTTATCTCCACTGATAAGGCTGTCCGGCCAACCAATGTTATGGGGGCCACTAAAAGATTTGCTGAGCTGATTTGTCAGGATTTTGGTCGCCGCTTTAACAGGATGCGCGTTTGCATGGTCAGGTTTGGCAATGTGATCGGTTCTTCCGGTTCCGTAATTCCGCTGTTTACTGATCAAATTAATGCCGGTGGCCCGGTTACAGTGACCCACTCTAAAGTAACTCGCTACTTTATGACGATTCCGGAGGCGGCCCAGCTGGTATTGCAAGCCGGCAGTATGGGGCGCAATGGGGATGTATTTGTACTCGATATGGGCGAGCCGGTACGCATCTATGATCTGGCTGAGCGCTTGATTCGTCTGATGGGGCATACGGTAAGGGATGAAGAAAACCCTGATGGTGATATTGAGATTCAGCTGACTGGGTTGCGACCGGGGGAGAAGCTGTACGAAGAGCTGCTACTGGGGGATAACGTGCTGGGCACAGATCACCCAATGATTATGCGCGCTGAAGAGGAGCGTCTCGATAGTGAGGCTTTGCAGCTCCTGGTTTCGGATCTTAGGGATGCGTGCGGCTCTCATGATTGCGAGCAGGTCCGCAGGATTCTTTGCCGGGCAGTAAAAGGCTACTCACCCAAGCAGGGGTTGGTCGATGTTGTCTGGTCGAGGCAAGGGCAGGCACACAAAGCTAAAGGTCGAGCGACTGTTGAGGTGTTGCCTTTGACTGGGGAGGCCAGTTCGCGCTAG
- a CDS encoding glycosyltransferase family 4 protein has product MAWEWVIPLLLAVAASYGSTSMFIVRMRNFALDVPNNRSMHSVPVPRTGGWAFLLGCLVAVVAGPLDLSPLVLAAFVLLLGVSALDDLRDVPIHFRFSAHLLAVALLLFALPERLEWWLYPIFILAGAWVVNLYNFMDGMDGLAGSMTLVGFSSLGVICALNGDMELAWLCALVAVCASVFLVFNWPSAKIFLGDAGSTGIGLAVVAVSLFGWQRGAFELWMPVVIFAPFWLDATYTLLKRMVSGQRWWEPHREHFYQRYAIRAGVKKALVLQLGAMIFFSLLALAAAVFAKV; this is encoded by the coding sequence GTGGCTTGGGAGTGGGTGATTCCGCTATTGCTGGCTGTGGCAGCAAGTTATGGCTCTACATCAATGTTTATCGTGAGAATGCGCAATTTTGCGCTCGATGTGCCAAATAACCGTTCAATGCACTCGGTGCCAGTACCTCGTACTGGTGGGTGGGCTTTTCTTCTTGGCTGTTTGGTTGCGGTAGTTGCAGGTCCGCTTGATTTATCTCCGTTAGTATTGGCAGCATTTGTGTTGCTGTTAGGGGTATCTGCGCTGGATGACCTTAGGGATGTGCCTATACACTTTCGCTTTTCGGCCCATCTTCTGGCTGTAGCTTTACTGCTATTTGCATTGCCGGAAAGGCTGGAGTGGTGGCTTTACCCGATATTTATCCTGGCTGGGGCCTGGGTTGTTAATCTCTACAATTTTATGGATGGAATGGATGGCTTGGCGGGATCAATGACTCTTGTCGGTTTTTCCTCTCTTGGAGTGATCTGTGCTTTAAATGGAGATATGGAGCTGGCTTGGCTCTGCGCTTTAGTGGCTGTTTGTGCGTCAGTTTTTCTGGTTTTCAATTGGCCTTCGGCGAAGATTTTTTTAGGTGATGCCGGCTCGACAGGTATAGGTTTGGCGGTGGTTGCAGTCAGTTTATTTGGCTGGCAGCGAGGAGCGTTTGAGCTTTGGATGCCAGTGGTTATATTTGCACCTTTCTGGCTGGATGCTACTTATACGCTGTTGAAAAGAATGGTGAGTGGTCAGCGCTGGTGGGAGCCTCATCGCGAGCACTTTTACCAAAGGTATGCAATTCGAGCTGGAGTGAAGAAGGCACTCGTTCTGCAATTGGGCGCAATGATATTCTTCTCTTTATTGGCGCTTGCAGCTGCCGTATTTGCGAAGGTCTGA
- a CDS encoding helix-hairpin-helix domain-containing protein, producing MKLTYRLFSVVFALVFSLFLSPSIYAGEPESIDTKEVMLSVNVNSASAAELADKLDGIGEARAQLIIEYREEHGPFTSVEQLLNVKGIGAATLDKNRGIIRL from the coding sequence ATGAAATTGACCTACCGATTGTTTTCTGTTGTTTTTGCATTAGTTTTTTCGCTCTTTCTGAGCCCTTCTATATACGCGGGGGAGCCAGAAAGTATTGATACCAAAGAGGTGATGTTGTCAGTCAATGTCAACAGTGCCTCAGCTGCTGAGCTTGCCGATAAGCTGGATGGTATTGGTGAGGCGCGTGCGCAGTTGATTATTGAGTATCGCGAAGAACATGGCCCGTTCACCTCTGTAGAACAGTTGCTGAATGTTAAAGGTATAGGCGCGGCAACCCTGGATAAAAACAGGGGCATAATTCGGCTCTAG